The genomic interval GGTCGCCTGGTGATCATGGAGCCGATCACAGTGGCAGCGCAAATTGCCGGCCGATGCCTCGTTTGAACTGTGGGCCAATGCATCGTTTGGGTCGACTAATTCGAAGTGGCCATCTTCACAGCGTGCTGTCCGAGGAAACGGTTCGAGCTTGACTTCTGTGCCTTCGTTTACTTCAACCAATTCAATATCACTTGGGTTAACGACTACGTCCTCTGGGTCGCGTTCAATACTGGGAGTTTCTGATTCGGTGAGAGTCACCTCCTCGGCATCAAGCCATGAAATTCCATCATTTGCGGAAGAGTCTGACTCTCCCTCGTCATCACCCCCTGTCGAATCGGTGTCTAATTCTCGCCGTTCCTCACGGATGTCCCGTTCTCGCTCTCTGATCTCTCGTTTGTGTCGATGCCAGGAGCGAACTTCCTCATCGATTCGGTCGGCAATCGTCTGTCGTAACGCAGGCTGATCATACGGATCTGCATTCTCGATTCGAAATACCCTAGCCCTAGTTCCCTTTTCAGTGACGACCTTGTCCGGATAGCGGTTCAATATCGTGTAGAATGGTGAATACTCTGTCATAGTTCACTCCTCCGTCCGAGAGACCAACGTTGTTGTGACACCGCCCGACTCTGAATGGCGGAGATTAAGGTCGGCACGGTCGCTGAACCAGACGTTTGGATTCATAGCTTGCTCGTCAGTACTGTCTTCTGCTTCGTTCACGTAGTGCTGCCATTCGCCATCTGTCCCGTTCTGGTTTACGTATGTCCCCATCTGTTTGAGTGTCTCACTTTTGATGAGTCTTCTTACCTTCTCGGCAGTTGGACCCGAATAGACATCATCGTCCGGAATCATTACAGTCCAGACGTCCTTGAGCAGCTGTGGGATTGCGTGCTCCTCACCGACATCTCTGATTGTATCATTGCCACAGTCAGTGAGCTCGACAAGATCATCCATTCGATGTTGTCTGTTCTCTGCCGCTAACAGAGACGTTACAAACGGACTGAGAACAGTGTCGAACATTCGATCAGCGACAAAGGGATTTGTCGGTTGGATGATCGACTCTTTATAATATTCTCCGATGTTCGACATCATCGAATGCCACTTCCTGTACAGATGTGTGTCACGGGAACGAGTCGGGAATAGGTGAATCGTCGCGTGACCCGCACCTTCTCGCCTACCAGTTCTCCCTATCGTTTGCATTTGTTCAGAAGTCGATCGAGGTGCCCCGAATAGGATCATATTGTTGAGTTTATCGATATCGATACCTAACGAGATTACGAGATTCGCGAGCAACATCGAGAGATCTCCACTCCGAGCATCCCTCATCGCTTCTTGGAGGTCAGCTTTACTCGATTCGCCAGAGAGAAATCGTGGCTGAAAGGGACGGTCGAGAAGTGACTCGGTGAGGTCTCGAATACTCATCTGCAGATTGTTCCCGATACTCTTTTTGTAGAGATATCCAAGGAGGAGCGTGTAATCCTCATACTCTGTATCTACGGACGAACGGCTAATCCGACCAGTTAATTCAGTCTCGAAAGCAGTGTCGTATTCTAGTGCCTGATGGGTACGTACCATACTCTGCCTGAACGAACCGAGAGTCGTCGAACTGGCAGGCATCAACCCCAGTACTCGATACCGAGCACGGTCAGGCAGTGGTTCGAAATAATCACCTTCATCACCTGGTTCTGGGACGATGGCAGTATCGGCATCACGAAGCAGTGTAGTCAGATGCTCCTGTTGATTCGAACTTGTTGCTGTTCCAGCATCAACGGAGATGGAGTGGGTGATGTTCTCGTGGTCAGTTGGGTACTTGAACCGTGATGCGATGGCTTTGAAGAGAGAGAGCGCAATGGAGATCCCAGTCCCAAAGTAGCCGGTATACATATGCGTTTCATCGAGTACGATGTGTCCGATTGGGTCGTGCTTGGCGCCATCACGTTGTTCTTGTGAGTATTCCCAATTTGCCTCCGTACGATGGTCACATTTCGAACAGTGGATGCCACCGAGCGATTCCGGGTCGATATCTAGCTCATGTGGTTCCCGTCCAAAAGGTGTCCCGCGGTTATAGCGTCGATAACTATTTATTTCAGTGAGTGCGCGCCCACAACTCTCACATTCTACGTATGGGGCACCAAAGAACGGAAGCCGAGAATAGGTGGAGTGGTCCGAATGGGTTTGGAGCGTAGCCATGTGAACAAATTTATCGGGCGTTCCGACCGTGAACCGCGGTAGATACTGTGATGTTCCAGCGACGTCGTGAACCCACCTGTATTCGTAGCCGCAGTCATCACAGGCCAAGAAGTGGAATGCGCTGTTTGACTCACAGGTGTTGCATTCTGATCCCCGCCACCCGTTACTTTGAGTCCAAGTGTTGACACTCGTGCCCCCACAGCCGACGCATTCATGGACATCATCAACATTCCCCCCACATTGGTGGCACTTAGGGATGTACGCGTCCATGTCCGATACTTGTAAATATTTGCGAATGTCGTAATCGTTGTGACTACCTTTCCCGATACAAATCCCACAACTGCAGTCGTCTTCGTCAATTTCTGGTTGCTGACGAAGATGGTACATAAAGCCGATGACCCGCTCGATCATGTCGTCATTCAGAACGCGAGTTGGGAATGGGAGAATTGCACGGGTGTCCTTGTGGAGAGTCACAAGAGCGGCGCTAACAAAATACGCTAACGTCTTCCCACCAGATGTGTGAACGTTCATGATGAGCGCCTTGTCCTCGTCGTTGCTGAGGTACTTGACGCGTCGCTTGATAACTTCCCACTGCCAGGAGTAGAGTTTTGGCTGATCACCTGGCAAGTCCAGCCCATCCGGTACTGCTCGAAGCACCCCTCTGAGAAGTTCTACTAACCCTTCCTCCTCGGCCCTCTCGAGTTCCTCATCACTCAGCGTTGTTCTGAGTTCAGACTTCAGCGTCTCGGTCGACTCAACCAGCAAGTCGATGGCTACTGAGTCTTCGGGAATCGGCTGTTGTTCGATAAAGTCCATAATACCATACGCTGTAGTGAGGTAGTGTTCGTCGTCGTTTTCCTGAGTACAGCGAGTAAGCACACAGTTTCGTTGTACGTATCCTTCCTGAGGAAGAGATGGTGAAGACAGACCGGCTGGTGAAGATGAATCGTCGGTTTCGCCTAATTCCTCGGCGAGAGATGTTGCGTGCTGCTGCGGGATGACATTGGCCTCCAGTCCGTCAAACCGGATATCCATCGTTGGGTAGTAGACATGATTTTGGTACTTTTGGAATAGGTACGGATCATCCGGCACTGACGTTTCATTTCTATACTCAAACGTAATCCGCTTGAACTCTCGGTCTGGCGTGTCACGAACTTGTACCTCGAGCTCGAGCTGTAAATCCTGCCGCTCGTAGGCTATTTCTGCGACAGTGTCATCAGAGGGCGTAATACTGTTCCTCGGAGTTCCATTTCTATTAAGCTCGGCGGAAGTTACGGATCCAGCGCTTCCTCCTTCCGTGGTCTGAGCCAGCGTCGATTCACCTGGGACGGTGATCGTTTCCGTGAACGTCTCGTCATCAACCGGCTCCAAGTTGATCGACTCCTCTGTATATTCGAAGCCGATAGGTGGAGCACTGGTAACATCGGGTCGACCCCTACTGTTGATAGTGAGTTGCTCACTTCCCACCGTCACGTCGAAGAATTCCGGCGGTACATTCCGTGGAATGTCGCGAAACTGGTGGCGATCGGACTCGGCGCTCACTGTAGCTGCCTGAAATCCTTGCAGTATTACCGTCGCCGTTGCATCTGACAGATTGTCTGCCTCAACAAAAAACGTAACCGACTGCCCCGCAGGAAAGTGCTGGGTCGCATATTCTTCACTGTCTATCTCTGCAACGTCAGACGGAACTAAGATATTTCCATTTCCGACGTTAGTGATGTCTTCGTTCACCCGATACGTGAAATCGTGGAGTTGCCTCTCAGAGATGGCGTTCAGATACTCAGCATCGTCTGTCTGAGGATGGAGACACCCTAGGTCTTCAACAGTCTTCTCAGACGGCGAATCAGGAATAAAATTCGCTGAAGGCATAGGGATTCGTTCACAACATGAGCATAAAAAGATTCATATTATTTATACTTCTTCCAAATTGCTTGGCGGGTATTTTAGTATGGCGGCTTTCTAAATATTCTCTGAGTAAGTAGTTGATTACCGAAACACACGGTCATCTAATTCGGCCGTGGTGAATCGCCATACGGTGTTAGATTTGCCTAACGTATTATCCACTCTCAATATAATCTAACGAGACGGTCGCCGGCGTCTTCAGGACCTGGTACTCATCACCACTCGTAGACTCGATGACCTCCACGTCAGAGCTGAAAGGTGCCATAGCGGTCCGATGTGTCGGGGACATAATAAAGTGAGCGGACATATGATTTCGGTATAAAATGGTATCTGAACATGTGGGAATATAGATACGCGATTAGTAACTGAGGCAGCGATTAGAAGAAGTACCCAGAAGAATAGGCTCAACGGGTATTACGCAGTCAGCACTGCCAGACGTTTTTCGATGTCTTCCTCGACGTAGTCTTCGATGTCATCCATGTACGGTTCGAATTCGTCAGCCTCCGTTCTGAATTTCAGTGATTCCAGAATGGCCGTGACGAGCTGCGCTTTCCGGTCGATCAACTGTTCGTAGGTCCACCACTCATTGAAGTACTGGACCGTGGGATGAACCTCTGAAAACTGGGTTTCATCCTCTGGCAGGTCCAAAGCAATTAGCTCCTCGAGTTTATCACTCGAGACATTGTCCGAGGTCGAGAAGTACTGGTTGACGAGATTGTCCATGTCCTTACTGTGCCGGAGATGGTATTCACGGAGCTTCACCGAGAACAACCGATTCTTTATCGGCGTATTAACTTCTTCATCGAGGAGCATCATGTTACCGAGGTCGCGGACAAACCGCTCCTCAATCCCGTCGATGATCTGCTCGA from Natrinema sp. HArc-T2 carries:
- a CDS encoding helicase C-terminal domain-containing protein; translation: MPSANFIPDSPSEKTVEDLGCLHPQTDDAEYLNAISERQLHDFTYRVNEDITNVGNGNILVPSDVAEIDSEEYATQHFPAGQSVTFFVEADNLSDATATVILQGFQAATVSAESDRHQFRDIPRNVPPEFFDVTVGSEQLTINSRGRPDVTSAPPIGFEYTEESINLEPVDDETFTETITVPGESTLAQTTEGGSAGSVTSAELNRNGTPRNSITPSDDTVAEIAYERQDLQLELEVQVRDTPDREFKRITFEYRNETSVPDDPYLFQKYQNHVYYPTMDIRFDGLEANVIPQQHATSLAEELGETDDSSSPAGLSSPSLPQEGYVQRNCVLTRCTQENDDEHYLTTAYGIMDFIEQQPIPEDSVAIDLLVESTETLKSELRTTLSDEELERAEEEGLVELLRGVLRAVPDGLDLPGDQPKLYSWQWEVIKRRVKYLSNDEDKALIMNVHTSGGKTLAYFVSAALVTLHKDTRAILPFPTRVLNDDMIERVIGFMYHLRQQPEIDEDDCSCGICIGKGSHNDYDIRKYLQVSDMDAYIPKCHQCGGNVDDVHECVGCGGTSVNTWTQSNGWRGSECNTCESNSAFHFLACDDCGYEYRWVHDVAGTSQYLPRFTVGTPDKFVHMATLQTHSDHSTYSRLPFFGAPYVECESCGRALTEINSYRRYNRGTPFGREPHELDIDPESLGGIHCSKCDHRTEANWEYSQEQRDGAKHDPIGHIVLDETHMYTGYFGTGISIALSLFKAIASRFKYPTDHENITHSISVDAGTATSSNQQEHLTTLLRDADTAIVPEPGDEGDYFEPLPDRARYRVLGLMPASSTTLGSFRQSMVRTHQALEYDTAFETELTGRISRSSVDTEYEDYTLLLGYLYKKSIGNNLQMSIRDLTESLLDRPFQPRFLSGESSKADLQEAMRDARSGDLSMLLANLVISLGIDIDKLNNMILFGAPRSTSEQMQTIGRTGRREGAGHATIHLFPTRSRDTHLYRKWHSMMSNIGEYYKESIIQPTNPFVADRMFDTVLSPFVTSLLAAENRQHRMDDLVELTDCGNDTIRDVGEEHAIPQLLKDVWTVMIPDDDVYSGPTAEKVRRLIKSETLKQMGTYVNQNGTDGEWQHYVNEAEDSTDEQAMNPNVWFSDRADLNLRHSESGGVTTTLVSRTEE